A genomic window from Zingiber officinale chloroplast, complete genome includes:
- the rbcL gene encoding ribulose-1,5-bisphosphate carboxylase/oxygenase large subunit yields MSCREGLMSPQTETKASVGFKAGVKDYKLTYYTPDYEVKDTDILAAFRVTPQPGVPPEEAGAAVAAESSTGTWTTVWTDGLTSLDRYKGRCYHIEAVIGEDNQYIAYVAYPLDLFEEGSVTNMFTSIVGNVFGFKALRALRLEDLRIPTSYSKTFQGPPHGIQVERDKLNKYGRPLLGCTIKPKLGLSAKNYGRAVYECLRGGLDFTKDDENVNSQPFMRWRDRFLFCAEALFKAQAETGEIKGHYLNATAGTCEEMMKRAIFARELGAPIVMHDYLTGGFTANTSLAYYCRDNGLLLHIHRAMHAVIDRQKNHGMHFRVLAKALRMSGGDHIHAGTVVGKLEGEREMTLGFVDLLRDDFIEKDRSRGIFFTQDWVSMPGVIPVASGGIHVWHMPALTEIFGDDSVLQFGGGTLGHPWGNAPGAVANRVALEACVQARNEGRDLAREGNEIIREASKWSPELAAACEVWKEIKFEFEPVDKLDKEKS; encoded by the coding sequence ATGAGTTGTAGGGAGGGACTTATGTCACCACAAACAGAGACTAAAGCAAGTGTTGGATTTAAAGCTGGTGTTAAAGATTACAAATTGACTTATTATACTCCTGACTACGAAGTCAAAGATACTGATATCTTGGCAGCATTCCGAGTAACTCCTCAACCTGGAGTTCCACCCGAAGAAGCAGGGGCTGCGGTAGCTGCCGAATCTTCTACTGGTACATGGACAACTGTGTGGACTGATGGACTTACCAGTCTTGATCGTTACAAAGGGCGATGCTACCACATCGAGGCTGTTATTGGGGAGGATAATCAATATATTGCTTATGTAGCTTATCCTTTAGACCTTTTTGAAGAAGGTTCTGTTACTAACATGTTTACTTCCATTGTGGGTAATGTGTTTGGTTTCAAAGCCTTACGAGCTCTACGTTTGGAGGATCTGCGAATTCCTACTTCCTATTCCAAAACTTTCCAAGGCCCGCCTCACGGCATTCAGGTTGAAAGAGATAAGTTGAACAAGTATGGTCGTCCCCTATTGGGATGTACTATTAAACCAAAATTGGGATTATCTGCAAAAAACTACGGTAGAGCAGTTTATGAGTGTCTACGTGGTGGGCTTGATTTTACCAAAGATGATGAAAACGTGAACTCACAACCATTTATGCGTTGGAGAGACCGTTTCCTATTTTGTGCTGAAGCACTTTTTAAAGCGCAGGCCGAAACAGGTGAAATTAAAGGACATTACTTGAATGCTACTGCAGGTACATGTGAAGAAATGATGAAAAGGGCCATATTTGCCAGAGAATTAGGAGCTCCTATCGTAATGCATGATTACTTAACTGGTGGATTCACTGCAAATACTAGCTTGGCTTATTATTGCCGCGACAATGGCCTACTTCTTCACATCCATCGCGCAATGCATGCAGTTATTGATAGACAGAAAAATCATGGTATGCATTTCCGTGTACTAGCTAAAGCATTACGTATGTCTGGTGGAGACCATATTCACGCTGGTACAGTAGTAGGTAAACTGGAAGGGGAACGTGAAATGACTTTAGGTTTTGTTGATTTATTACGTGATGATTTTATTGAAAAAGATCGAAGTCGTGGTATTTTCTTCACTCAAGATTGGGTTTCTATGCCAGGTGTTATACCCGTGGCTTCGGGGGGTATTCATGTTTGGCATATGCCTGCGCTGACCGAAATCTTTGGGGATGATTCCGTACTACAGTTTGGAGGAGGAACTTTAGGACACCCTTGGGGAAATGCACCTGGTGCAGTAGCTAATAGGGTGGCTTTAGAAGCGTGTGTACAAGCTCGTAATGAGGGACGTGATCTTGCTCGTGAAGGTAATGAAATTATCCGTGAAGCTTCCAAATGGAGCCCTGAACTAGCCGCTGCTTGTGAAGTATGGAAAGAGATCAAATTCGAATTCGAACCAGTAGATAAGCTAGATAAAGAGAAAAGCTAA
- the atpB gene encoding ATP synthase CF1 beta subunit, producing the protein MRINPTPSSPAVSTQNLGRIAQIIGPVLDVVFPPGKMPNIYNALVVKGRDTVGQQINVTCEVQQLLGNNRVRAVAMSATDGLTRGMEVIDTGTPLSIPVGGATLGRIFNVLGEPVDNLGPVDTSTTSPIHRPAPAFIELDTKFLIFETGIKVVDLLAPYRRGGKIGLFGGAGVGKTVLIMELINNIAKAHGGVSVFGGVGERTREGNDLYIEMKESGVINEKNIAESKVALVYGQMNEPPGARMRVGLTALTMAEYFRDVNEQNVLLFIDNIFRFVQAGSEVSALLGRMPSAVGYQPTLSTEMGSLQERITSTKKGSITSIQAVYVPADDLTDPAPATTFAHLDATTVLSRGLAAKGIYPAVDPLDSTSTMLQPRIVGEEHYETAQRVKQTSQRYKELQDIIAILGLDELSEEDRLTVARARKMERFLSQPFFVAEVFTGSPGKYVGLAETIRGFQLILSGELDSLPEQAFYLVGNIDEATAKAINLEEEGKLKK; encoded by the coding sequence ATGAGAATCAATCCTACCCCTTCTAGTCCTGCGGTTTCCACACAAAACCTAGGGCGTATCGCTCAAATTATTGGCCCAGTACTAGATGTTGTTTTTCCTCCGGGCAAGATGCCTAATATTTATAACGCTTTAGTAGTTAAGGGTCGAGATACTGTCGGTCAGCAAATTAATGTGACTTGTGAAGTACAACAATTATTAGGAAATAATCGAGTTAGAGCTGTAGCTATGAGTGCTACGGATGGATTGACGAGAGGAATGGAAGTAATTGATACGGGAACTCCTCTAAGCATTCCAGTCGGCGGAGCTACACTCGGACGAATTTTCAACGTTCTTGGGGAACCTGTTGATAATTTAGGTCCTGTAGATACTAGCACAACATCTCCTATTCATAGACCCGCACCCGCCTTTATAGAGTTGGATACAAAATTCTTAATCTTTGAAACAGGAATTAAAGTAGTGGATCTTTTAGCTCCTTATCGCCGTGGAGGAAAAATAGGACTATTTGGGGGAGCTGGAGTAGGTAAAACAGTACTCATCATGGAATTGATCAACAACATTGCCAAAGCTCATGGAGGCGTATCCGTATTTGGCGGAGTAGGCGAACGTACTCGTGAAGGAAATGATCTTTACATAGAAATGAAAGAATCCGGAGTAATTAATGAAAAAAATATTGCAGAATCCAAAGTAGCTCTAGTCTATGGTCAAATGAATGAACCGCCGGGAGCTCGTATGAGAGTCGGTTTGACTGCACTAACCATGGCGGAATATTTCCGGGATGTTAATGAGCAAAACGTACTTCTATTCATCGACAATATCTTTCGTTTCGTCCAAGCGGGATCAGAAGTATCCGCCTTATTGGGGAGAATGCCTTCTGCAGTGGGTTATCAACCTACCCTTAGTACAGAAATGGGTTCTTTGCAAGAAAGAATTACTTCTACCAAAAAAGGATCCATAACTTCGATACAAGCCGTTTATGTACCTGCGGACGATTTGACCGACCCTGCTCCTGCCACGACATTTGCACATTTAGATGCTACTACCGTACTATCAAGAGGGTTAGCTGCCAAAGGTATTTATCCTGCAGTGGATCCTTTAGATTCAACGTCAACTATGTTACAACCTCGAATCGTTGGTGAGGAACATTACGAAACTGCGCAAAGAGTTAAGCAAACTTCACAACGTTACAAAGAACTTCAGGACATTATAGCTATTCTTGGGTTGGACGAATTATCCGAAGAAGATCGTTTAACTGTAGCCAGAGCACGAAAAATGGAGCGTTTCTTATCACAACCCTTCTTCGTGGCAGAAGTATTTACTGGTTCTCCAGGAAAATATGTCGGTCTTGCAGAAACAATTAGGGGGTTTCAACTGATCCTTTCCGGAGAATTAGACAGTCTTCCCGAGCAAGCCTTTTATTTGGTGGGTAACATCGATGAAGCTACCGCGAAAGCTATAAACTTAGAAGAGGAGGGCAAATTAAAGAAATGA